A region of the Acidobacteriota bacterium genome:
GGGGGCGGAACCTTCTCTTCACGGCCTCTGGCAGTCGAACGTGAACGTGCTGACGACGGACGAGCCCGATGCTTGCGATCCCCTCACCGGCAGCTGGCCCGGCAGGGCCCTGCTGTGCCGGATGCGGCCGGTCAGTCCCCCGGCGTAGAACTCACGGCGCCCTTCCGCTCCAGCTCCCCGATGGCGGCAGGGCCGTACCCGAGTTCGAGGAGGATGCGCCCGGTGTGCTCCCCGACGAGGGGGGGCGGGCCCGATTTTTCGGCGTCCAGGCCATGGTAGCGGACCGCGGAACCGACGTACCGCGCCTTCCCCGCGACGGGGTGTTCCACCTCCTCGGTAACGCCCAGGTGAACGACCTGCGGGTCCTCCAGAACTTCCCCGATGGTGTACAGGGGGCTCGAAGGGACGTCCTTCGCCCCGAGCAGACGCAGCCATTCGGCCCGCGTCCGGGTGGCGAAAACGGCGGCGATCTCCTTTTCCAGGACCTCGAAGTTCCTGCGGCGGTCGTCCCGCGTCCTGAACCTGGGATCCTCGGCAAGATCGGTCCGTTCGATCGCCTCGAGCAGCGCCAGCCAGAATTTTTCCGGGACCGAGCAGTGGATGGCCAGCGGCAGGTTGTCCTTGGCCACGACCGCGAAGGCGTGCCCGTTTTTGACCCGGTCGATCCGGTTGGGCACCGTACCGGTCTTGTAGTAGGTGGCCGCGGCCTCCCCGATGAAGGAGAGGGTCGCCTGGAGCAGGGAGGTTTCCACCCTGCACCCCTTCCCCGTCTTCTGCCGCGCCATCAGGGCGCCCAGGAGCCCGTACCCCGCCGAAAAGCCGGTGACGTAGTCGCTCAGGGCGATGCCGGGGATCTTCGGGTCGAGGGGATCGGCCAGCAGGCCCATCAGGCCGCTCATCGCCTGGCCGAGGGTATCGAAGCCGGGTTTTTTCGCGTCGGGCCCCGACCGGCCGAAAGCCGATATCGAGCAGTAAACGAGGCGGGGGTTCAGGGCCGAGAGCGCCTCGTATCCCAGGCCGAGGCGGTCGGCCACCCCGGGGCGGAAGTTCTCGACGAACACGTCGGCCCGGCTCACCAGGTCGAGACACGCCTTCTTCCCCTCCTCCGATTTCAGGTCGAGGGCGATGCTCTCCTTGTTCCGGTTCAGGTGCGCGAAATTGGCGCTGAAGTGCGGACCGGGGGCGAAATGCCGGTAGGGGTCCCCCGAAGGCGGCGATTCGATCTTGATCACCCGCGCTCCCAGGTCGGCCAGCAACGACGTCGCGTAGGGTCCGGTGACGTAGGTGGCGCACTCGAC
Encoded here:
- a CDS encoding CoA transferase: MRVAVLEDITVVECATYVTGPYATSLLADLGARVIKIESPPSGDPYRHFAPGPHFSANFAHLNRNKESIALDLKSEEGKKACLDLVSRADVFVENFRPGVADRLGLGYEALSALNPRLVYCSISAFGRSGPDAKKPGFDTLGQAMSGLMGLLADPLDPKIPGIALSDYVTGFSAGYGLLGALMARQKTGKGCRVETSLLQATLSFIGEAAATYYKTGTVPNRIDRVKNGHAFAVVAKDNLPLAIHCSVPEKFWLALLEAIERTDLAEDPRFRTRDDRRRNFEVLEKEIAAVFATRTRAEWLRLLGAKDVPSSPLYTIGEVLEDPQVVHLGVTEEVEHPVAGKARYVGSAVRYHGLDAEKSGPPPLVGEHTGRILLELGYGPAAIGELERKGAVSSTPGD